The following are encoded in a window of Flavobacterium psychrotrophum genomic DNA:
- a CDS encoding TIGR03915 family putative DNA repair protein, with protein MVTYIFDGSFEGLLTAVFESYDRKEKAVRLVWDKLYQPEMLDESFEILNDEAKATRVWTGLKKKLVPQWAVMFYKAYLSEDPQTFQDLFDFAHYIFDNVKGAEQNFGNPHVMAVSKVDRKVNREKHRMKAFIRFQKTADGIYYCPVEPDFNVLPLIATFFKNRYADQQWIIYDVKRKYGLFYNLHTVEEITYEFVSAIDTRKIALPKELTDEKEELASILWKDYFNSTNIPARKNMKLHIQHVPKRYWKYLNEKEGKN; from the coding sequence ATGGTTACCTATATTTTTGATGGCTCTTTTGAGGGATTGCTCACGGCAGTTTTTGAAAGCTATGACCGCAAAGAAAAAGCGGTAAGGCTTGTATGGGATAAACTCTACCAGCCTGAAATGCTTGATGAAAGTTTTGAAATTTTAAATGATGAAGCTAAGGCTACCCGTGTATGGACGGGGTTAAAGAAAAAGCTAGTACCGCAATGGGCTGTTATGTTTTATAAAGCTTACCTGAGCGAAGACCCACAAACTTTTCAGGATCTGTTTGATTTTGCCCATTACATTTTTGATAATGTAAAAGGTGCGGAGCAAAACTTTGGCAATCCTCATGTAATGGCTGTTAGCAAAGTGGACAGAAAAGTAAACCGCGAAAAGCACCGCATGAAGGCATTTATACGTTTCCAGAAAACTGCCGACGGCATTTATTACTGCCCTGTTGAACCCGACTTTAATGTGTTGCCGCTTATTGCTACTTTTTTCAAAAATCGCTATGCCGACCAGCAATGGATAATCTATGACGTAAAACGAAAATATGGCCTGTTTTATAACCTGCACACGGTAGAAGAAATTACATACGAATTTGTGTCTGCTATAGATACCCGTAAAATAGCGTTACCCAAAGAACTTACAGACGAAAAAGAAGAACTTGCATCTATACTATGGAAAGACTATTTTAACAGTACAAATATACCCGCACGTAAAAACATGAAACTCCACATACAGCACGTACCCAAGCGCTACTGGAAATACCTCAATGAAAAGGAAGGGAAAAATTAA
- a CDS encoding AsmA family protein, whose translation MEETNTPPLPVKKRWLKIAGRIFLALLIIIICLYTGLAWYLHTHKKQVLQSVTTSLNDDISGTLTIGNMETTLLQGFPRIGLTLKNVTLRDSLYVNHKRTLLTAGAMQVDVNMFALFRGAVEIKKISIADAAIDLFTSKEGYSNTAVFGKKKKSEKKSSSGGAFPELKKLTLENVSFTADNRKTSKLYRFNVSSLKAALDYKSFGWEANVSLEGMAKSMAFNTGRGSFIKDKSLDGSFDITYNEKEGALKFARRTLSIGGEDFIIGAKLGVGESSKFSITIQNKDILWKNAANLLSPNITEKLMMFDIAKTIVVACDIVGDFNSTGDPLIQVNAVVKDNVLTTPGGDVEACSFFGVFTNNNIAGRGYDDINSAIKLFGFKGNYKGIPFLMKRVAIRNLEKPVAIGNFTSDFKMEQLAGLVDDDLLKFNKGTASARFNFKADVEHFKLTKPLVSGSLMVKNANVAYVPRKLEFKDVSVALDFNQDNLNISQIVLKTGHSIVNMQGSIRNFLNLYYTAPEKIVLEWQMYSPQLHLGEFMAFLQTRKKTQRAIRQNTKGNFTGEMNELFEKCNVDMKLKVDKLYYKKFYATNATANVLLTDKGGIVLKNAGLRHAGGALKINGALTTGGATHYNLQANVQNVEVSKFLYAFDNFGLESLTSKNLKGLFSAQADVKGTITESGTLLPRSISGNVNFGLKKGRLVDFDPVVSVGKFAFPFRDVKNIEFYNLKGRFELMGEKVKVHPMKINSSLINMDIEGVYSFGNGTHIYIDVPLRNPKKDKDITDEKELAERRHKGIVLHLKAEDDENGKVKVKLGKKD comes from the coding sequence ATGGAAGAAACAAATACCCCACCGCTGCCTGTAAAAAAGAGATGGTTAAAAATTGCCGGAAGGATATTTTTAGCTCTGTTAATTATTATAATATGCCTGTACACCGGGCTGGCGTGGTACCTGCATACCCATAAAAAACAGGTGCTACAATCGGTAACTACATCGCTTAATGATGATATATCCGGCACGCTTACTATAGGCAATATGGAAACTACCTTATTACAGGGGTTTCCCAGAATAGGCCTTACCCTTAAAAACGTTACCCTGCGCGACAGCCTGTATGTAAACCATAAGCGTACACTACTTACTGCCGGCGCTATGCAGGTAGATGTTAACATGTTTGCACTATTTAGGGGGGCGGTAGAAATTAAGAAGATCAGTATTGCCGATGCTGCTATTGACCTTTTTACCTCAAAAGAAGGATATAGCAATACTGCGGTATTTGGCAAGAAGAAGAAATCCGAAAAAAAATCATCGTCCGGTGGTGCTTTTCCTGAACTGAAAAAGCTTACGCTCGAAAATGTATCGTTTACTGCCGATAACCGCAAGACCAGTAAACTGTACCGTTTTAATGTAAGCAGCCTTAAGGCAGCGCTTGATTATAAAAGTTTTGGCTGGGAGGCAAATGTTTCTTTAGAGGGTATGGCAAAAAGTATGGCTTTTAATACCGGCCGCGGCAGTTTTATTAAAGACAAAAGTCTTGACGGCAGCTTTGATATAACATATAATGAAAAGGAGGGAGCTCTTAAATTTGCCAGGCGAACGCTAAGCATAGGGGGCGAAGATTTTATTATTGGTGCAAAACTGGGTGTAGGAGAGTCGTCTAAATTTAGCATTACCATACAAAATAAAGACATTTTATGGAAGAATGCCGCGAACCTGCTTTCGCCTAACATTACCGAGAAGCTGATGATGTTTGATATTGCAAAGACTATTGTAGTTGCCTGCGATATTGTGGGCGACTTTAATAGCACGGGCGATCCGCTTATTCAGGTAAACGCGGTGGTAAAAGATAATGTACTTACTACACCGGGCGGCGATGTAGAGGCTTGTAGTTTTTTTGGTGTATTTACCAATAATAATATAGCAGGGCGGGGTTATGATGACATCAATTCTGCCATTAAGCTTTTTGGCTTTAAGGGGAATTATAAAGGGATACCGTTTCTTATGAAACGTGTGGCAATTCGTAACCTTGAGAAACCTGTTGCCATAGGTAATTTTACTTCTGACTTTAAAATGGAACAGCTTGCCGGCCTTGTTGATGACGATTTGCTTAAGTTTAACAAAGGTACTGCAAGTGCGCGGTTTAACTTTAAGGCCGATGTAGAACATTTTAAGCTTACAAAACCATTGGTTAGCGGCAGCCTTATGGTAAAAAATGCAAACGTTGCTTATGTGCCGCGAAAACTGGAATTTAAAGATGTATCTGTAGCACTCGATTTTAATCAGGACAACCTTAACATTAGCCAGATTGTTTTAAAAACCGGACATAGTATTGTGAACATGCAGGGCAGCATTCGTAATTTTCTAAACTTATATTATACTGCACCCGAAAAAATTGTGCTTGAATGGCAAATGTATAGCCCGCAATTGCACCTGGGTGAGTTTATGGCATTTTTGCAAACCCGTAAAAAAACGCAAAGGGCTATTCGCCAAAATACTAAAGGCAATTTTACCGGCGAAATGAATGAGTTGTTTGAAAAATGTAATGTAGATATGAAGCTTAAAGTTGACAAGCTGTACTATAAGAAGTTTTATGCAACTAATGCTACAGCTAACGTATTGCTTACTGACAAAGGTGGCATTGTGCTTAAAAATGCAGGGCTAAGGCATGCAGGCGGCGCACTAAAAATTAATGGCGCACTAACTACCGGTGGCGCTACGCATTATAACCTGCAGGCAAATGTGCAGAATGTTGAGGTAAGTAAATTTTTATATGCCTTTGATAACTTCGGTCTTGAGAGCCTTACTTCTAAAAACCTGAAAGGGCTTTTTTCTGCACAGGCCGATGTAAAAGGTACAATTACCGAAAGTGGTACGTTGTTACCAAGATCTATTTCCGGTAATGTAAATTTTGGGCTTAAAAAAGGCCGGTTAGTAGATTTTGACCCTGTGGTAAGCGTGGGTAAATTTGCCTTTCCGTTCAGGGATGTCAAGAACATAGAATTTTATAACCTTAAAGGCCGCTTTGAACTGATGGGAGAGAAGGTAAAGGTGCATCCAATGAAAATAAACAGCAGTTTGATTAATATGGATATAGAGGGGGTATACTCCTTTGGCAACGGCACACACATATATATAGATGTACCACTGCGCAATCCTAAAAAGGATAAAGACATTACCGATGAAAAAGAACTTGCCGAACGCCGACATAAAGGTATTGTACTGCATCTTAAAGCCGAAGATGATGAAAACGGCAAGGTAAAAGTAAAGCTGGGTAAGAAAGATTGA
- a CDS encoding pyridoxal phosphate-dependent decarboxylase family protein yields the protein MLYWKKLPVANRAERIHRALSENVNFSTDTTFGYPASRLDDRVFNEDAPFLKDAPILQTFAANPNHIGCHTYNDGESAFKGTQQIEREVLNVIACDIFKAAPDSFDGYIAPGGTEANIEALWIYRNYFIKHHNAQPHEIAVIATEDTHYSVPKGCNLLMLDRLSVPVHFMSRYIDEMALESIIVAAKAGGKKYFIVVANMGTTMFGSVEDTELYTMLLERYDLQYKLHVDAAYGGFVYPFSNQGSHLNFENPKISSITIDAHKMLQAPYGTGIFICRKGLMENVLTAEAEYVAGMDLTLCGSRSGCNAVAVWMILFTYGPHGWQEKVNVLQMRTDWLCKKLDELGIEYFREPYMNIVAIREHYIPEDIAHAFTLVPQKHSEGNLWYKIVVMDHVETEHLAHFTEALKNRHLPADSPPAKYTGIIKNNSVFVRF from the coding sequence ATGCTGTACTGGAAAAAACTTCCTGTGGCAAATCGTGCAGAACGGATACACAGGGCGCTTAGCGAAAATGTAAACTTTAGTACCGATACTACTTTTGGTTATCCGGCATCGCGCCTTGATGACAGGGTGTTTAATGAAGACGCTCCGTTTTTAAAAGATGCACCCATACTGCAAACTTTTGCGGCAAACCCAAACCACATTGGCTGTCATACTTATAACGATGGAGAATCTGCGTTTAAGGGAACACAGCAAATAGAACGCGAAGTACTAAATGTTATAGCCTGCGATATTTTTAAGGCAGCACCGGATAGCTTTGACGGTTACATAGCACCCGGTGGTACCGAAGCAAATATTGAAGCACTGTGGATATACCGCAACTACTTTATAAAACACCATAACGCACAGCCGCATGAAATTGCGGTAATAGCTACCGAAGATACACACTATTCTGTACCAAAAGGCTGTAACCTCCTCATGCTGGACCGCCTTAGTGTACCTGTACATTTTATGAGCCGTTATATTGATGAAATGGCCCTGGAAAGTATAATAGTAGCCGCAAAGGCAGGCGGTAAAAAATATTTTATTGTAGTGGCTAATATGGGCACAACCATGTTTGGATCGGTCGAAGATACAGAATTGTACACCATGCTGCTTGAAAGGTACGACCTGCAATATAAACTGCACGTAGATGCCGCTTATGGCGGTTTTGTATATCCATTTAGCAATCAGGGCAGCCACCTCAATTTTGAAAATCCTAAAATTAGCTCTATTACCATAGATGCGCACAAAATGCTGCAGGCACCCTACGGCACCGGTATTTTTATTTGCCGCAAGGGCCTTATGGAAAACGTGCTTACGGCCGAAGCCGAATATGTAGCCGGTATGGACTTAACCCTTTGTGGTAGCCGTTCCGGGTGCAATGCCGTAGCAGTATGGATGATACTTTTTACTTATGGCCCTCATGGCTGGCAGGAAAAAGTAAACGTACTGCAAATGCGAACCGACTGGCTTTGCAAAAAGCTGGACGAACTCGGTATAGAATACTTTCGAGAACCCTATATGAATATTGTAGCCATACGGGAGCATTACATTCCTGAAGACATAGCCCATGCTTTTACATTAGTACCACAAAAGCACAGCGAAGGCAACCTGTGGTATAAGATCGTGGTTATGGATCATGTAGAAACAGAACACCTGGCACATTTTACAGAAGCACTTAAAAACAGGCATCTCCCGGCAGATAGCCCTCCGGCAAAATACACCGGCATCATAAAGAACAATTCAGTTTTTGTGAGGTTTTAG
- a CDS encoding 2'-5' RNA ligase family protein, with protein MQMPDNTLYFIAIIPPDIICREVTSFKDDIALHHNSKKALRVMPHITLKAPFAISYNRDIEVREWFTSMPIKSTAFEVELNGFDCFDKPKDPVIFVKPKLSSELISLQKKIIEAFEMQFPELKSQFSDKDFHPHITIAYRDLTYPEFGKAWEKYSKKEYQNSFNVQHIFLLKHNKSSWEISVKKNIDI; from the coding sequence ATGCAAATGCCAGACAACACCTTATACTTTATAGCCATAATACCTCCCGATATTATTTGCAGGGAGGTAACAAGCTTTAAAGATGATATAGCATTGCATCATAATAGCAAAAAGGCGCTCAGGGTAATGCCGCACATTACCTTAAAAGCGCCTTTTGCCATATCATACAACCGAGATATTGAAGTACGCGAATGGTTTACATCAATGCCTATAAAAAGCACAGCGTTTGAGGTTGAACTCAATGGTTTTGATTGTTTTGATAAGCCTAAAGACCCGGTAATTTTTGTAAAGCCAAAACTAAGTTCTGAGTTAATTTCGCTGCAAAAAAAAATTATTGAAGCATTCGAAATGCAGTTCCCAGAACTCAAATCACAATTTTCAGATAAAGATTTCCACCCGCATATAACGATTGCTTACCGTGATTTAACATATCCTGAATTTGGAAAAGCATGGGAGAAATATTCAAAAAAAGAATATCAAAACTCCTTTAATGTCCAACATATATTCTTACTGAAACACAACAAATCATCTTGGGAAATTTCAGTAAAAAAGAACATTGATATTTAA
- a CDS encoding SDR family NAD(P)-dependent oxidoreductase gives MRQSKIALVTGGSRGLGKNMALAIAKKGLDVVLTYNSQKSEADEVVKEIEALGQKAVALQLNVADSTGFEGFFKAVGAALSETFSTDKFDYLVNNAGIGIHKAFAETTTDEFDTLVNIQFKGPFFLSQLALPLLADGGGIINISTGLARFSTPGYAAYASMKGAMETLTKYQAKELGAKGIRVNIVAPGAIETDFGGGMVRDNEQVNNFLASQTALGRVGLPDDIGGVVAFLCTDDARWITAQRIEASGGMFL, from the coding sequence ATGAGACAATCTAAAATTGCACTGGTTACTGGCGGCAGCCGCGGACTGGGTAAAAATATGGCTTTGGCTATTGCCAAAAAAGGCCTTGATGTAGTGCTGACCTACAACAGCCAGAAGAGCGAAGCCGATGAGGTAGTAAAAGAAATTGAAGCATTGGGGCAAAAGGCAGTTGCATTACAACTTAACGTAGCAGACAGTACAGGCTTTGAAGGTTTTTTTAAAGCAGTGGGAGCAGCGCTTAGCGAAACTTTTAGTACCGATAAATTTGATTACCTGGTAAACAATGCCGGTATTGGTATTCATAAAGCATTTGCCGAAACTACAACAGATGAGTTTGACACACTGGTAAATATACAGTTTAAGGGGCCATTCTTCCTGTCTCAGCTGGCGTTGCCATTGCTTGCAGATGGAGGAGGGATCATTAATATCTCTACCGGGCTGGCACGTTTTAGCACACCGGGTTATGCAGCCTATGCTTCTATGAAAGGCGCTATGGAAACGCTTACAAAATACCAGGCGAAAGAACTGGGTGCAAAAGGCATTCGTGTAAATATTGTGGCACCGGGCGCTATAGAAACTGATTTTGGCGGTGGTATGGTGCGCGATAACGAGCAGGTTAACAACTTCCTTGCATCGCAAACGGCACTGGGCAGAGTAGGCCTGCCGGACGACATTGGCGGTGTAGTAGCCTTTTTATGTACTGATGATGCCCGCTGGATAACAGCACAGCGCATAGAAGCGTCAGGAGGGATGTTTCTTTAA
- a CDS encoding helix-turn-helix domain-containing protein: METQTAKKATIPQKILSRKDEITADFMKIADQHMADLMAGRAVKRFHAKDFAEKLFIHPRHLTNTLHLTLNTSPCDVMEERILAEAQKLLRETTLSIAEIGQRFAYDEPTNFTKFFKSMAGITPLQYRKQFV, encoded by the coding sequence ATGGAAACACAAACCGCTAAAAAAGCCACTATTCCCCAAAAGATTCTTTCCCGCAAGGATGAAATTACCGCCGATTTTATGAAAATTGCCGATCAGCACATGGCCGACCTTATGGCGGGGCGTGCGGTAAAGCGGTTTCATGCGAAAGATTTTGCTGAGAAATTGTTCATTCACCCGAGGCATCTTACCAATACACTGCACCTAACCCTTAATACATCACCCTGCGATGTGATGGAAGAGCGTATACTGGCAGAAGCCCAAAAGCTGCTGCGCGAAACTACCCTTTCAATAGCCGAAATAGGCCAGCGCTTTGCCTATGACGAACCTACTAATTTCACCAAGTTTTTTAAGAGCATGGCGGGTATAACACCGCTTCAGTATAGAAAACAATTTGTTTAA
- a CDS encoding 2'-5' RNA ligase family protein: MAKRNANTAQISLFPETLYEYHILLSPSDAIKDDVDALKQSLHEAIGIADRDRTSIAHITLLKTEAFESTSMKDIVRKALLGESKFTIKLDGHADFKNGKEHTLYLKLENPEAVDHLAVAIKNPTKKKAPKPKYRQTSIVDKPERKTKLSMTPHITIARNISEDDFTKIDFTAFEYQNEWVCDRVIIRRRLAGTDKLFSPAGEVKLG, from the coding sequence ATGGCTAAACGCAACGCTAATACCGCACAAATATCGCTTTTTCCGGAAACGCTGTATGAATACCACATACTGCTAAGCCCCAGTGATGCCATTAAAGACGATGTAGACGCTTTAAAGCAATCGCTGCACGAGGCCATAGGTATTGCTGACCGCGATCGTACTTCCATAGCTCATATTACCCTGCTGAAAACCGAGGCTTTTGAATCGACCAGCATGAAGGATATTGTGAGGAAAGCGTTATTGGGCGAATCAAAATTCACCATTAAGTTAGATGGCCACGCCGACTTTAAAAACGGAAAGGAACATACCCTTTACCTTAAGTTGGAAAACCCTGAGGCGGTAGACCACCTGGCCGTAGCAATAAAGAACCCTACAAAAAAGAAGGCTCCCAAGCCAAAATACCGCCAGACAAGTATTGTAGACAAGCCCGAGCGTAAGACAAAACTGTCTATGACACCCCACATTACAATAGCGCGCAACATTAGCGAAGACGATTTTACAAAAATCGACTTCACCGCTTTTGAATACCAAAATGAATGGGTTTGCGACCGTGTTATCATCCGCCGCCGACTGGCCGGTACTGATAAGCTTTTTAGCCCTGCGGGTGAAGTGAAACTGGGTTAG
- a CDS encoding helix-turn-helix domain-containing protein, with translation MKLNQFESLMLDEFEEEKFHLPEHSHSYYELIYIVKGDGIHHLNKNLLPYTAGDLFAISPDDQHYFDIHNSTRFVFIKFTDSYFSTKKNLYSDDMLISTPEQIMRERLLKEATLQLDEPCRTILKNTVENITAYNCRQDISSSPIIFFQVLSIFGLIKEALSKMTPEVQGTAFDNRQVITYIHQNIYFPALVQIKAVADNFNIAPSYFSAWFKRNFGLTYRDYINNLRTKLIEQRIKGRNMPIKQIAHEFGFTDESHLSNYFKKRKNINPSAFGKR, from the coding sequence ATGAAATTAAACCAGTTTGAAAGCCTTATGCTCGATGAGTTTGAGGAAGAGAAGTTTCACCTGCCAGAACATAGCCATTCGTATTATGAGCTTATTTATATTGTAAAAGGTGATGGTATACACCATCTTAACAAAAACCTGCTGCCGTATACTGCCGGCGATTTGTTTGCTATTTCGCCGGATGATCAACACTATTTTGACATTCATAACAGTACACGCTTTGTATTCATTAAGTTTACGGATAGCTACTTTAGTACCAAGAAAAACCTGTATAGTGATGATATGCTCATTAGCACGCCGGAGCAGATAATGCGCGAAAGGCTGCTGAAAGAGGCTACATTGCAACTGGATGAACCGTGCCGTACCATATTAAAAAATACGGTTGAGAATATTACGGCTTATAATTGCCGTCAGGATATATCCAGCTCGCCAATTATATTTTTCCAGGTGCTTTCAATCTTCGGGTTGATAAAAGAAGCGCTTTCTAAAATGACTCCCGAGGTACAGGGAACAGCTTTTGATAACAGACAGGTAATAACATACATACACCAGAATATTTACTTTCCGGCACTGGTACAGATAAAGGCCGTGGCAGATAATTTTAATATTGCGCCGTCTTATTTTAGTGCGTGGTTTAAACGAAATTTTGGACTTACCTACCGCGATTACATAAACAATCTGCGCACCAAGCTTATAGAGCAACGCATTAAAGGGCGTAATATGCCTATTAAGCAGATAGCTCACGAATTTGGCTTTACCGATGAAAGCCATCTCTCTAACTATTTTAAAAAGCGTAAGAATATTAATCCGAGTGCATTTGGTAAGCGGTAA
- a CDS encoding MFS transporter — MKLSLLPLALGGLTIGITEFVMMGLLPDVARDLNVTIPEAGHLIAAYAIGVVVGAPLLVVAGRNMPPKKMLTILALMLTVFNALSIIAPGYDLLLASRFLSGLPHGAFFGVGAVVASRLADKGKEAQSIAIMFTGLTIANVVGVPLGTWIGHHLNWRYTFVIIAVIGLITAISMAMYMPALDQQKNAPMRQQMAFFSKFKAWLIMFITAIGFGGLFCWISYIAPLLTEVSGFSAENVPYIMMLAGVGMVAGNFIGARLADRYSPAKTLLILLIFMSATLTAVYFFSGNQYTSLILVFFTPCVAFTLIAPINMLAIQTAVGAEMIASAALQAAFNIGNALGAYFGGLPLEYGYGYTSPEIVGIVMALVGAGATLLFIKTTPASELAPSAEKPLMMH, encoded by the coding sequence ATGAAATTAAGCCTTCTTCCCCTCGCCCTCGGCGGGCTTACCATTGGTATTACCGAATTTGTAATGATGGGCCTGCTGCCCGACGTAGCACGCGACCTGAACGTAACCATACCCGAAGCCGGACACCTCATAGCAGCATACGCAATAGGTGTAGTAGTAGGTGCACCATTACTTGTAGTGGCAGGCCGCAACATGCCTCCTAAAAAAATGCTTACCATACTTGCCCTTATGCTTACGGTATTTAACGCTCTTAGTATTATAGCGCCCGGTTACGATCTTTTGCTTGCTTCGCGCTTTCTGTCAGGCCTGCCGCACGGTGCCTTTTTTGGAGTAGGTGCAGTAGTAGCCAGCCGCCTTGCAGATAAAGGTAAAGAAGCACAAAGCATAGCAATAATGTTTACGGGGCTTACCATAGCTAATGTTGTGGGTGTGCCGCTTGGCACCTGGATAGGACATCACCTTAACTGGAGGTATACTTTTGTAATAATTGCTGTTATAGGCCTGATAACCGCCATAAGCATGGCCATGTATATGCCTGCACTGGATCAGCAAAAAAATGCGCCAATGCGCCAGCAAATGGCTTTCTTTAGTAAGTTTAAAGCATGGCTCATCATGTTTATTACCGCAATAGGCTTTGGCGGGCTGTTTTGCTGGATAAGTTATATAGCGCCATTACTTACAGAAGTATCCGGTTTTTCAGCAGAAAACGTTCCTTACATCATGATGCTGGCCGGAGTGGGCATGGTTGCAGGAAATTTTATAGGTGCGCGGCTTGCCGACCGTTACAGTCCTGCAAAAACACTTTTGATATTACTAATATTTATGAGTGCCACACTTACCGCTGTATATTTCTTTTCGGGTAATCAATACACCTCGTTAATTCTGGTGTTTTTTACACCATGTGTAGCATTTACCCTTATAGCCCCAATAAATATGCTGGCTATACAAACCGCAGTAGGTGCCGAAATGATAGCGTCTGCCGCGCTACAGGCCGCTTTTAATATAGGAAATGCACTGGGAGCTTACTTTGGCGGACTTCCGCTGGAGTATGGTTATGGCTATACCAGCCCCGAAATAGTGGGTATTGTTATGGCACTTGTGGGTGCAGGCGCTACCTTGTTGTTTATAAAAACAACTCCTGCAAGTGAACTCGCACCAAGTGCCGAAAAACCGCTAATGATGCATTAA
- a CDS encoding helix-turn-helix domain-containing protein: MDKIPVRHISGIVKEPELSGNFSIRKIEEVLSGGTFIQELHRHSFYFILIINQGSGEHVIDFTPYPVVPGSVFFMRPGQVHRLQLEHATTGYLIQFNNEFYNPKEKPARDILNHLGNRTYCKLSDSRLLATFNILQCIYEECLVKDTLQQKAIGSWLDLLLIDLFRQGCNCGNCNQNTGDYSYRKLEELLNLINTHLTNHKQVNFYAGKMNLTAYQLNAIIKATVRKTFTGLVTETVLLETKRQLLATSNQINHIALNLGYEDVSYFIRFFKKNTGHSPEAFRNNFK, encoded by the coding sequence ATGGATAAAATACCTGTACGGCATATAAGCGGTATTGTAAAAGAACCTGAACTTTCGGGCAATTTCAGCATCCGTAAAATTGAAGAAGTACTTTCCGGCGGTACGTTTATACAAGAACTACACCGGCACAGTTTCTATTTTATCCTGATCATAAATCAGGGTAGTGGCGAGCATGTTATAGATTTTACACCTTACCCTGTAGTGCCGGGGTCGGTGTTTTTTATGAGGCCCGGGCAGGTACACCGCCTTCAGTTAGAACACGCCACAACCGGTTATTTAATTCAGTTTAACAATGAGTTTTATAACCCAAAGGAAAAACCTGCAAGAGATATACTCAACCATTTAGGAAACCGTACCTATTGCAAACTCAGCGACTCCAGACTTTTAGCTACATTTAATATATTACAGTGTATTTATGAGGAGTGCCTGGTAAAAGATACCCTGCAACAAAAGGCCATAGGGTCCTGGCTGGATTTATTACTTATAGACCTTTTTAGGCAGGGATGCAATTGTGGTAACTGTAACCAAAACACCGGAGATTATTCTTACCGTAAACTGGAAGAATTACTGAACCTGATAAACACGCATCTGACAAACCACAAACAGGTTAATTTTTATGCCGGTAAAATGAACCTTACTGCCTATCAGTTAAATGCGATTATAAAGGCAACAGTTAGAAAAACGTTTACCGGACTGGTTACAGAAACTGTTCTGCTTGAAACTAAAAGGCAATTACTGGCTACTTCAAACCAAATAAACCATATTGCTTTAAATTTAGGGTATGAAGACGTATCGTACTTCATACGCTTCTTTAAAAAAAACACAGGCCACTCACCAGAAGCGTTTCGTAATAACTTTAAATAA
- a CDS encoding NAD(P)/FAD-dependent oxidoreductase — MKNKNIYDVIIIGGSYSGLSAALALGRALKNVLVLDAGFPCNRQTPHSHNFLTNDGKTPAEIAATAKQQVMAYPTVAFFNDVVTEALKTKDGFRVSLSGGEVFYSRKLIFATGIKDILPGTPGFAQCWGISVLHCPYCHGYEVKGMPTAIFNNGDTGFEIARLIRNWTDDLTIVTNRDASFSEEQWHFIRTQNIEVRTEVITNIEHNNGYISGVTFNNNTTLAVKAAYTRVPFVQNSALAKKLGCEITPEGYIKTNAMLQTTIDGIYACGDSISPMRAVAHAVFTGTMAGISSSKELIFENY; from the coding sequence ATGAAAAATAAGAATATTTATGATGTTATAATCATAGGCGGCAGCTACTCAGGCCTGTCGGCAGCACTGGCATTAGGCCGGGCTTTAAAAAACGTACTTGTACTGGATGCCGGATTTCCGTGTAACAGGCAAACACCACACTCTCATAACTTTCTTACCAATGACGGAAAAACCCCGGCAGAAATAGCTGCTACCGCAAAACAACAGGTTATGGCATACCCAACGGTAGCATTTTTTAATGACGTTGTTACCGAAGCTTTAAAAACAAAAGATGGCTTTAGGGTAAGCCTCTCCGGAGGTGAGGTATTTTATTCCCGCAAACTCATCTTTGCAACCGGAATCAAAGACATTTTACCCGGTACACCCGGCTTTGCACAATGCTGGGGCATATCTGTACTCCATTGCCCTTATTGCCATGGCTATGAGGTTAAAGGCATGCCTACAGCAATATTTAACAACGGCGATACAGGCTTTGAAATTGCCAGGCTGATTCGTAACTGGACAGATGACCTTACCATTGTAACTAATCGCGACGCTTCCTTTTCTGAGGAGCAATGGCATTTTATAAGAACCCAAAACATAGAGGTAAGGACAGAAGTGATAACCAACATAGAGCACAACAATGGCTATATATCGGGAGTTACTTTTAACAACAACACAACCTTAGCCGTAAAAGCAGCTTACACCAGGGTACCATTTGTACAAAACAGTGCACTAGCTAAAAAGCTAGGCTGCGAAATTACTCCAGAAGGGTACATAAAAACCAATGCCATGCTGCAAACCACAATAGACGGCATTTATGCCTGCGGAGATAGTATAAGCCCCATGAGGGCAGTTGCCCATGCCGTATTTACAGGAACGATGGCAGGTATAAGCTCGAGTAAAGAACTGATTTTTGAAAATTACTAA